Proteins from a genomic interval of Amycolatopsis sp. cg13:
- a CDS encoding MarR family winged helix-turn-helix transcriptional regulator, whose product MTDLERLTRVLVAVAWDSAHAAPRGVTFPQVRLLVVLDSLGRVPCSRLAEAMGVNASSVTRLADKLEAHGYVVRGEDEHRRTVVTIEVTAAGREVVAGVVDRRHRALSELLAEVPAQRSQAVSTAVRDLVAAAESAPGVPTAGPGRL is encoded by the coding sequence GTGACCGATCTCGAGCGGCTGACTCGCGTGCTCGTGGCCGTGGCCTGGGACAGCGCGCACGCCGCCCCGCGCGGCGTCACCTTCCCGCAGGTGCGATTGCTCGTGGTGCTCGACAGCCTGGGACGCGTGCCGTGCTCGCGGCTCGCCGAGGCGATGGGCGTCAACGCCTCGTCGGTCACGCGGCTGGCCGACAAGCTCGAAGCGCACGGGTACGTCGTGCGCGGCGAGGACGAGCATCGCCGCACGGTGGTGACGATCGAGGTCACCGCTGCCGGGCGCGAGGTCGTCGCGGGTGTCGTGGATCGACGCCACCGCGCGCTGTCCGAGCTGCTGGCAGAGGTGCCCGCCCAGCGGAGCCAGGCGGTCTCGACGGCGGTTCGCGACCTGGTCGCGGCGGCGGAATCGGCACCCGGTGTGCCCACGGCCGGGCCGGGCCGGCTGTGA
- a CDS encoding chloride channel protein, translating to MKIPARAAHLGDFAVNPRMLLITAIALPVGGAAAVAAFALLKLIGLITNLVFYQRVATDLVAPGAQHHPWWLVLLAPVVGGLVIGLMARYGSEKIRGHGMPEAIEAILTGGSRVAPRVAVLKPVSAAVSIGTGGPFGAEGPIIMTGGAVGSILAQLLKLSADERKTLLVAGAAGGMAATFNAPLASVLLAVELLLFEWRPRSLVPVAAAVSVATVCRGFLLGTGPVFGVPFTGSNPGPAADGLALIPGLTGGLLAIGATALVYFAEDLFARLPVHWMWWPAIGGLVIGIGGLIEPHALGVGYDVIDTLLTGHATASLIVGILVVKTLIWALSLGSGTSGGVLAPVFMIGAALGAAEGGLLPQVAPGFWATCGLAAVVGGVMRSPFTGIVFTLELTHAWSYLLPLVVASFSAYALSVLLLKRSVLTEKIARRRLHLTREYTTDPLETFFVHEVMTHQPDVQMSADVVVFADDTLRDVANELALGHTTQALVVDRHDPSRVLGKVTLAQLLHARRRDLHEEHHRERLLGPSVSA from the coding sequence GTGAAGATCCCGGCGCGGGCCGCGCACCTCGGCGACTTCGCAGTCAATCCGCGGATGCTGCTGATCACCGCGATCGCGCTGCCGGTGGGCGGCGCGGCGGCGGTGGCGGCGTTCGCACTGCTCAAGCTCATCGGCTTGATCACCAACCTGGTCTTCTACCAACGCGTCGCCACGGATCTCGTCGCGCCGGGCGCGCAGCATCACCCGTGGTGGCTCGTGCTGCTCGCACCGGTTGTCGGCGGGCTCGTGATCGGGCTGATGGCGCGCTACGGCTCGGAGAAGATCCGCGGCCACGGCATGCCGGAGGCGATCGAAGCGATCCTCACCGGCGGCAGCCGGGTGGCCCCGCGCGTCGCGGTGCTGAAGCCGGTTTCGGCGGCGGTCAGCATCGGCACCGGCGGCCCGTTCGGCGCCGAGGGGCCGATCATCATGACCGGCGGCGCGGTCGGTTCGATCCTCGCGCAGCTGCTAAAACTCTCCGCGGACGAACGCAAGACGCTGCTCGTCGCCGGTGCCGCGGGCGGGATGGCGGCGACGTTCAACGCGCCGCTCGCGTCCGTTCTGCTGGCGGTCGAACTGCTGCTCTTCGAATGGCGGCCGCGCAGCCTCGTGCCAGTGGCGGCCGCGGTGTCGGTCGCGACGGTGTGCCGCGGTTTCCTGCTCGGTACCGGACCGGTTTTCGGGGTCCCGTTCACCGGGTCCAACCCCGGCCCCGCCGCAGACGGTCTCGCGCTCATTCCCGGCCTCACCGGCGGATTGCTGGCGATCGGCGCGACCGCGCTCGTCTACTTCGCCGAAGATCTTTTCGCGCGGCTGCCTGTGCATTGGATGTGGTGGCCCGCGATCGGCGGCCTCGTGATCGGCATCGGCGGCCTGATCGAACCGCACGCCCTCGGCGTCGGCTACGACGTGATCGACACACTGCTCACCGGACACGCGACCGCGTCGCTGATCGTCGGAATTCTGGTCGTGAAGACGCTGATCTGGGCGCTGTCACTGGGATCCGGGACTTCTGGCGGCGTGCTGGCGCCAGTGTTCATGATCGGTGCCGCGCTGGGAGCCGCGGAAGGCGGTTTGCTGCCCCAGGTCGCGCCCGGATTCTGGGCGACGTGCGGGCTGGCCGCGGTGGTCGGCGGCGTGATGCGATCGCCGTTCACCGGCATTGTGTTCACTTTGGAGCTGACTCACGCGTGGAGCTATTTGCTGCCGCTCGTTGTCGCGTCGTTCTCGGCGTACGCCCTATCGGTGTTGCTGCTCAAGCGTTCTGTGCTCACGGAGAAGATCGCGCGCCGACGCCTGCACCTCACTCGCGAGTACACGACTGATCCACTGGAGACGTTCTTCGTCCATGAAGTGATGACGCACCAACCGGATGTGCAGATGTCGGCGGATGTCGTTGTATTCGCGGACGACACTCTGCGCGACGTCGCGAACGAACTGGCGCTCGGACACACGACGCAGGCGTTGGTGGTCGATCGGCATGACCCCTCGCGGGTGCTCGGCAAGGTGACGTTGGCGCAGTTGCTGCACGCGCGACGGCGAGACCTGCACGAGGAGCATCATCGGGAACGGCTGCTGGGTCCGTCGGTCAGCGCTTGA